tTGCTCATGACTGTCCATCTTGAAGAGGATGAATCTTTGCATGTGTAAGCCAGTCGGAGAGCCAGTGGAAAAATCTACATGCAGTATGTAGAAAGCTAGGACCAACAGTCTCAAACGCCTCCTCACAAACAGGCGCAAAATGAGTTGGCAGGGCAGATGGTATGAGATGGTGTACAGGAACATGTCTGGACCAAGGACAGACCTGGAAAATGTCATCTGAAAccttttttctcttgttctttCTTAGTTTTTAATATTAGGTCTTCATATCTAAATAAACAACAGTGCAagtttaagttttaaaaaaaacaccccttATTTAATATGTGGTGGTAGTAGTAAAATCTAAGCTAATGTGATTGATtgggactgtgtgggtgtggctTGGTCAGATTTTGTTGACCGTGGCCTGACAAACTAAGAAAACAGCCACACAGCTGGGagaatattttgatttaaatgttgctAAACACTGATTGTTACATGACATCACTTTTTCCCAACAAAGTGCCGCCCAGTTCAAACCAGCGAGAGTGCTCATGGAGGACCCCATCACTCATAgtaaaaaggctaaataaaaaatatgattttgggGTCTTTAAGTTGTCAAGAAATGTGTTAAAGCACcacataaatcattttttaatttttgaccCAGGACGCACCGGAAGATACACTTTGATTGAGAAATGGCGGGACACGGAGCGTCACTTGGCTCCTCATGAGAATCCAGTGGTGTCCCTCAACAAGTGGGGTCAGTATGCTAGTGACGTTCAGCTCATCCTCCAACGAACAGGCCCGTCCGTTAGTGAGCGGCCAACCTCTGACGGGCAGTCTCGCGTCCCAGAGCGTGGCCTCTACAGGCAGAGCCTCCCGCCTCTGGCCAAGCTCCGCCCCTCAGCAGCAGACCGCTCGCTCAAACGAAGGGAACCCAAACGCAAGTCTCTGACCTTCACTGGAGGAGCCAAGGGTCTGCGGGACATATTTGGGAAAAGCAGAGACGCTGAAGGTAGCGTgcagagtttgtgtgtttttgggatTGCCGTTATCAGTTATGTTCATACTGTCAAAAGTGGCCGTCTGTACTTACTGTCCTCATTCTCtgtccttccttccctccctctatGCTTCTACTTGTCAACAATCCAATCACCCTGCTTTCATCTCCCACctctccattcatccatccacccaGCCAAACAGACCCAGCACCGTGGTGTGAGCCTGAACCTGAGCAGAGTTGGAGGTGGTGGGGTAGCATCTGTACCTGGGAGTCCAGCCAGAGAGCTGAGCCGACtggtgcagctgcagagagacaaactcCAGGCCCTGGAGAGCCGTCTGCTGGGCTGTGAGGCCGAGCTACGAGATTGGGAGGAGGCCGCCGGTGAGGCCAATGAAGTGAGTAAAACCACAGCTGCCTGTGCTGTCACTTACATGGGAAGTAGATGTGTGCTGATCCAGCGTGGTTGTGGTTTATATTCTCTTGGGGTAAGAAAGTATCCGAGTTGAATCATTTTCAATTCACCAGGAAGGAAacctggaggaggagctgctgcttttagagcagcaggtgaggagGAATGATACtgagatgaaggaggaggaatTCTGGCAGAACGAGCTGCAGATCGAGCAGGAGAGCGAGCGGCAACTCCGGCAACAGCTAGCCGAGCTGCAGGGCCGCGTACGTGACTCTGAGGCCAAGCTTTCAGAGTACCTAGCTCGCATACAGGTGAGCTCAGCATCATTGAGCAGCTACCCAATTCCTCTGGgtgatattcaatttataaatAGCATGAAAACGTTCCTGTGCAATCTCTGTGTGGATCTTCACCCAAAGTTAACATTGAAACTTTCTTACTGAATAAAAAGTAGAATTACTGTTATTTGTTAGATAGATTATTTTCATGCCAGTTTTACTACATTATTTACTATCTGTTGTATGGTGTAGGGCATGGAAGCAGGCCTGGAGcaggagaggctgcagcaggAGGCCCAGCTCAACCAGAAAGTCAATGAGGAGGAGGTACAAACCAGTCCGTCTTGgtctacaaaacacacaacagcacacagacaaagagcaATGTGGTGTGGTTTACTTACAGAGATCACAACTAGTTATCTACATCTGAAGACCCTCTCTGTCAAACAAATATGATTTAACTTCAGAGTATACACATGTACTGCAAGCCAAAAATGAAGCAgaccttttaaaaatgtatctgacataTACATGGTTGTGGTGGtgaaatatttgtaaaattcTTTTGTTTATAATCAAATATCTGAAAAACTAATAATCAGccacagctgtactttgtgtttagtgccagttagcaaatgtcagcatgctaaacAAAGATAATAAAAGTGGTTAGCATGTTGATATTAGGCACAGCAGTACTTTGAGACAAATGCtaagtacaacctcacagagccactagcatggctgcagTCTCTCAGTGTTAGTCTCTGAGTTTGGTTGTTAGCTTTGCATCTGTCCAGCTACAATATAAACAgttaaagatctcctccagacatattttaagacataaaaattctgggaaatgtttgcttggaataataatgtgtgtctgaatttttttttttttcccaaagaaAGCACATTAACATTCTCAAAATGGCATCTATTCCTtattcctcattaaaaatcccagaatctatgaatatgcaaattttttttttttcaaaagtttaattgcTTGATGCAAAATAcgtcctacttcactgaaaagtctgttctcagtgtatgtgcactggaagcttcaagttttcatgtcacacttaaaaaaatttttcctattggaccaggattagcttgcaaactagttgtgatgtcacaaatcatgctcgaaGGTACGCCCCTTAAACTCAGGTTTttgatgagcacagagaaactttcctccttcagcagatgtaTGTGGAAACAGCTTTTAAGTATCAAAGTGTGCACATGCATCATTTTTAAGTGGAGGGTGACTTTAATGCTGCTCTTTAAATCATATCTACTAGCAAATATCTTAGATATATCTTAGATACTTTTGCCCATCTCCTCTGAAAAGCTGTGATGAGAGTTGGCTTTTACTCTGCTCACTTCCACTCTGGATTTCAGGTGCAGGCTCAGCTAGAGAAAGTGAGGGCGGAGCTGGAAATGCAGAGCCAACACACAGCACGGCTGGAGAGCAGCTGCAGGGCGTTGGAACGCTCACTTGGCCAGTCCAGCAAGAGATTACAGGTCAGCTCAGAATCCACAGTTAgcatttcatttattgttaGTTTTCCATCACTGTAGCCACAAAAGTGTCACGAATGTAATATATCGCCTGGCATTTTCACTCAAAGCATTGGAAGATGTTTGAAAGATGCTCATTAAAAAGTTGGATATGTTTGGCTCTGCTGGGTGTGAAAATCCAGTCCTCTTCACACAGGTGGAACCATAGAAATCTACTGTAAGCTCATTAAGTTGTGGGCAGTGAAGCAAAGTTTAATCTCTGGCTTGCAGGGATGTGCAGTGGATCCTTTGCTGCGTGCATCCTAGTATGAATTGAAGTGCTCTGTGTACAGACGAGGTCCAGTAGGGTGTGGGAAGCGTGAGGTAATGAGAGGGGGAAATCAGAAGGGGTATTACAGCATTCTTTGCCTGATTAGAGAGGGGCCTGATTAAGTACACAATCCCTTGCCTGCAGTTGCATAACCATTTGGGGGCTAATTCTTCTCTTTTAGCTGCCTCAACTGTGTTATGACTTCTGGAGAGATCCTGAACAAGCTATGATTTGTGATAGATTTTCACCTATTGAATCCACCACAGAtgaagcaatttaaaaaaagatgcaaatgaGGGTACAGCAACTGAAATCATGTATGTCTCTGCAAAAGTTTGCATTCAGTGCACCAAATCTATTTGtgatctttgtttttaatatatcaTCACATCTATCATCATATATCAATCCCTCTTGGGTATAGACCTCATTTATTTGTcatggtgtttgttttttttttctttcataggAGAAGGAGCAGGAGCTGGAGCAGCTGACAAAAGAGCTACGACAGGTC
This genomic window from Thunnus maccoyii chromosome 23, fThuMac1.1, whole genome shotgun sequence contains:
- the rassf8b gene encoding ras association domain-containing protein 8b isoform X1, encoding MKAMELKVWVDGVQRIVCGVTEFTTCQEVVIALAQAIGRTGRYTLIEKWRDTERHLAPHENPVVSLNKWGQYASDVQLILQRTGPSVSERPTSDGQSRVPERGLYRQSLPPLAKLRPSAADRSLKRREPKRKSLTFTGGAKGLRDIFGKSRDAEAKQTQHRGVSLNLSRVGGGGVASVPGSPARELSRLVQLQRDKLQALESRLLGCEAELRDWEEAAGEANEEGNLEEELLLLEQQVRRNDTEMKEEEFWQNELQIEQESERQLRQQLAELQGRVRDSEAKLSEYLARIQGMEAGLEQERLQQEAQLNQKVNEEEVQAQLEKVRAELEMQSQHTARLESSCRALERSLGQSSKRLQEKEQELEQLTKELRQVNLQQFIQQTGTKVTVLPAQPAGENEVDSGSLKRLGSSRLLPNDLRTLQNTVSSSLNPEGIYV
- the rassf8b gene encoding ras association domain-containing protein 8b isoform X2 — protein: MKAMELKVWVDGVQRIVCGVTEFTTCQEVVIALAQAIGRTGRYTLIEKWRDTERHLAPHENPVVSLNKWGQYASDVQLILQRTGPSVSERPTSDGQSRVPERGLYRQSLPPLAKLRPSAADRSLKRREPKRKSLTFTGGAKGLRDIFGKSRDAEAKQTQHRGVSLNLSRVGGGGVASVPGSPARELSRLVQLQRDKLQALESRLLGCEAELRDWEEAAGEANEEGNLEEELLLLEQQVRRNDTEMKEEEFWQNELQIEQESERQLRQQLAELQGRVRDSEAKLSEYLARIQGMEAGLEQERLQQEAQLNQKVNEEEEKEQELEQLTKELRQVNLQQFIQQTGTKVTVLPAQPAGENEVDSGSLKRLGSSRLLPNDLRTLQNTVSSSLNPEGIYV